The proteins below come from a single Gimesia alba genomic window:
- a CDS encoding BlaI/MecI/CopY family transcriptional regulator, with protein MAKADAAPLTDAQREIMELVWDRGEITVSEARDALAQRRELARNTVQTMIVRLEEKGWLKHRQEGRTFVYSAKRPRTVSLGAKVSQMVDRFFAGSAEEMVTALLEYRGLSSEEAERIRTMIEAAETNQKHSSQRRKESS; from the coding sequence ATGGCCAAAGCAGATGCGGCGCCGCTGACCGATGCGCAGCGGGAGATTATGGAACTCGTGTGGGATCGCGGGGAAATCACTGTCAGTGAAGCCCGCGATGCACTGGCCCAACGACGTGAGCTGGCGCGCAATACCGTGCAGACCATGATCGTGCGGCTGGAGGAAAAAGGCTGGCTGAAACACCGCCAGGAGGGACGCACCTTCGTCTATTCTGCGAAACGACCGCGCACGGTCTCACTGGGTGCCAAGGTTTCCCAGATGGTGGACCGTTTTTTTGCCGGTTCCGCGGAAGAGATGGTCACCGCACTCCTGGAATACCGGGGGCTTTCCTCCGAAGAAGCCGAACGGATTCGCACCATGATTGAAGCAGCAGAAACAAACCAGAAACATTCTTCTCAACGACGAAAGGAATCGTCATGA
- a CDS encoding ARPP-2 domain-containing protein, which produces MERKQPKTTDCLETISLKGLTLAPSQVLGGVRLVPVLRKQVREDLRLTKRPYYEDIAAVQIDNKTAYYSYIPHAFIADWTNDGSPAVAYGTQIRSNKSTKTSDGTAHDLGFMTARVMKKMRAREDRNRLRFLPMDVSMEGFLALHFGGPDIIWEEYSRKAIRDGLSPRSETTIPGRWIKGLEDALRVFEIHTNQVGSLVFVGDALASAFIVSHPDDYRALHETLLTDDYGELLYYYGLYAQENGLNPDEIDADRVQSMKDLRTEVARVRSDWSQLHTLMSDNLLGCPVRYEMVYRMGPFHLQRFMTELNPKTENHIGESIVRKNGTLEYLKTYRLSAAQCRRAYLLMQLADSNWSLDACAEKLTCTRNELIFRFEKAGFGYLFHRHVLEEVRSEFRKQSWH; this is translated from the coding sequence ATGGAACGTAAACAACCCAAAACAACCGATTGTCTGGAGACGATTTCTCTGAAAGGTCTGACACTCGCACCCTCTCAGGTATTGGGAGGCGTGCGGCTGGTTCCTGTGCTGCGCAAACAGGTGCGCGAAGATTTGCGTCTTACGAAACGCCCCTATTATGAGGACATCGCCGCCGTCCAGATTGACAATAAAACAGCCTACTATTCTTACATTCCGCATGCCTTCATCGCGGACTGGACGAACGATGGTTCACCAGCGGTCGCCTACGGTACGCAAATTCGATCCAATAAATCGACGAAAACCAGTGATGGGACAGCCCATGACCTGGGATTCATGACGGCACGCGTCATGAAAAAAATGCGGGCTCGCGAAGACCGGAACCGCCTGCGGTTTTTGCCGATGGATGTTTCCATGGAAGGTTTTCTCGCGCTGCATTTTGGCGGCCCCGACATTATCTGGGAAGAGTATTCCCGGAAAGCAATCCGCGATGGGTTGAGTCCGCGCTCTGAAACGACGATTCCAGGCCGCTGGATCAAAGGGCTGGAAGACGCGTTACGCGTGTTTGAGATTCATACAAATCAGGTCGGTTCGCTGGTCTTCGTTGGCGATGCGCTGGCCTCGGCGTTCATCGTATCTCATCCCGATGATTATCGTGCGCTGCACGAGACGTTATTGACGGATGACTATGGTGAATTGCTCTACTACTATGGACTGTACGCACAGGAAAACGGTCTGAACCCGGATGAGATCGACGCCGATCGCGTTCAGTCAATGAAAGATCTGCGCACCGAAGTCGCCCGCGTGCGGTCCGACTGGTCGCAACTGCATACTCTGATGTCAGACAATCTGCTGGGCTGCCCGGTCCGCTACGAGATGGTTTACCGGATGGGGCCGTTCCATTTGCAACGTTTTATGACAGAATTGAATCCGAAAACAGAAAACCATATTGGCGAATCGATAGTCAGGAAAAATGGAACGCTGGAATATTTGAAAACATATCGTCTGTCTGCAGCACAGTGCCGACGTGCGTATCTATTGATGCAGCTGGCTGACAGCAACTGGTCTCTCGATGCTTGCGCAGAGAAACTGACCTGTACCAGAAACGAACTGATTTTCCGTTTTGAAAAAGCCGGCTTCGGTTACTTGTTCCATCGGCATGTACTGGAGGAAGTCCGCAGTGAGTTTCGGAAGCAATCTTGGCATTAA